Part of the Natranaerovirga pectinivora genome is shown below.
ATTTCAATACTTGGGTCATCTAAAGTGGAAAAAATACCTGTAGGTGTAACAAATGACTCAATAACCTTAAAATGAGATAAGGATAATATTCTATTAATTGTGTCTTCAACTCGATAGGTTTCAGCACCATTTCTTAACATTAATTCTCCAGCAAGTAATGCTGTATTAAATAGCAACTTATGATTCATAGGACCACCTTATAAATATATTATATATTTTAATCAACTAAAGTCTAAAATTAGTTTATAATAGATATTGTCGTATAAAGTAACAGTATAATTATACTACATTTGGTGAAAAAATACTTAAAGATAATAAAATTACTTTGGTACTTTAGAAAAATAAAGCATTCCAATATTTTTCAAAATATGGTATAATACTTCAAAAAAGCGAACGGAGGACAAGTAATAATGTATAGTTTTGATATTATTAAATCAGCAGATCCAGAAGTAGCAAGCGCTATGGAAAAAGAAATAGGTAGACAAAATAGTCATATAGAATTAATCGCTTCAGAAAACTTTGTAAGTAAAGCGGTTATGGCGGCAATGGGAAGTCCATTAACTAATAAATATGCAGAAGGATACCCAGGAAAAAGATATTATGGTGGATGTGAATTTGTTGATGTCGTTGAAGATTTAGCAATTGAAAGAGCTAAAAAATTATTTGGAGCAGACCATGCTAATGTTCAACCTCATTCAGGTGCTCAAGCTAATATGGGTGTTTTCTTTGCTGTATTAGAGCCAGGAGATACAGTTCTTGGAATGAATTTAGCACATGGTGGTCATTTAACTCACGGTAGTCCTGTTAATATTTCAGGAAAACACTATAATATTATACCTTATGGCGTTAATGATGATGGTTTTATTGATTATGATGAATTAAGAAATAAAGCAGTAGAAAGCAAGCCAAAGCTTATTATAGCAGGAGCGAGTGCTTATCCTAGAAGTATAGATTTTGCTAAGTTTAAAGAGATTGCTGATGAAGTTGGCGCATACTTTATGGTGGATATGGCTCATATTGCAGGTTTGGTTGCAGCAGGTCTTCATCCAAATCCAGTGCCATATGCTGATTTTGTAACAACAACAACTCATAAAACTCTTAGAGGACCAAGAGGTGGAATGATTCTTTGTAAAGAAGAACATGCCAAATTAATTGATAAAGCAATGTTCCCTGGTATACAAGGTGGTCCATTAATGCATGTTATTGCTGCAAAAGCTGTAAGCTTTGGTGAAGCATTAGAGGATTCATTTACAGTATATCAAGAGCAAATCTTAAAAAATGCTAAAGCATTAGCAGAGGGTCTTACAAAAAGAGGATTTAATCTTGTATCAGGTGGTACAGACAATCACTTAATGTTAGTGGATTTACAAAACTTAAATATTACAGGTAAAGTAGCTGAAAAACAATTAGATGAAGTGCGTGTCACTTGTAATAAAAACTCTATACCAAACGACCCACAAAGTCCATTCGTAACAAGTGGTGTTAGACTTGGAACACCTGCTGTAACGGCAAGAGGTATGGTAGAAGAAGATATGGATGTTATTGCAGAAGTGATTCACTTAACATTAACTGACTTTGAAAATAACAAAGAAATAGCAATTAAAAAAGTAGAAGAATTAGTTAGTAAGTATCCGTTATATTAATAAATAAACAAAGGGAAATCATAAAAATGATTTCCCTTTGTTATTGAATTAATAGCCCAATTCTTCTCCAACAAGTATCACATGAATACGATCTTTTTCTCTTGAATATCTAGTCGTTACAACAGCACAACATATACAAGATTCCGTTAAACAGTTTTCGCATTTACCTGTTTTTGAACAGGGGGTATTAATATTTAATCGAATCGTATTTGGAGGTGATGCTATATTATGTACACGTCTAATGGCATCATCCACATTTGTTGTGAGTTTGTTCATACCAACAACTAAAACAACCTTTTTAGGTCCATAGATAAGAGCGGCAACCCTATTGCCGTAGCCATCAATATTGACCAATTGACCATCAAGAGTAATGGCATTAGAACTCATAAAATACACATCAGCATGAAAAGCATCTTTATATACTTTATCTTTTTCTTCTTTGGTCTTAGCCTTATTTTTGCTTAATATATTGTATTTTGCCGTATCGATTTCATCTATTAAACCAATTTCGTTTAAACTCACAGAACCCCCATAAGATATAAGATCACCTTCATTGATAAAACTAAGGGCTTTTTCTAAAGCGTCTTCCTTTGTGTCACAATAACAAGCAGTAATATTTCTCTTTTCAAAATTTCTAATAAGAGTTTTGGATACATTTTGATAATGTAGTTTTTTACCTAACATTATTAATCCACCTTTCTAAAGTAATCTTTTTTCTAGTATATCATTTTTGATGTTTTAAATAAAGAATGCTAAGAGGGCCATATTAGTTTTTACCTGAGGTAGGCATATAATTTATAAACAAGTATTGGATTGTTAGATAGGGATATTGGCTATAATAGTAATATATTGTATTTGTCATAACCTTAATGGCTTTGGAAGTCAGGTATTTTATTTAATGTAAGATTTAGGATAATTTTTCTTTTAAAAAATGTGAGGCTTATGTTATAATTGTATTTGCTTTGTATAAAGGAGGTTTTAAAACATGTCTGATTTCCAAGTAATATCTGACAGTTCTTGTGATATACCTGATGAGATTGTTAAGAAGTACAATATTGAAATAGTACCTTTTTATGTCTCTTTTGATCAGGTAGAATACTATAAAGAGAAGGTAGATATAAGCATCACGGATTTTTATAGTAGATTAACAAGTGAAGAAGTTTTTCCAAAGACATCTTTGCCGTCAGTTCAAGATTATATTAATGTTTTTACAAAATATATAAAAGAGGGCAAAGATATTCTATGTCTTTGCTTATCAGATAAATTCAGTGGTTCTTATCAATCAGCAGTAAATGCAAAAAATATTCTTGAGGAAGAATATGAAAATGCTAAAATTTCAGTTGTTAATTCTATTTTGGCCACAACAGGACAAGGGTTGCTTGTTATAGAGGCTGCAAGGATGAAAGAGGATGGATTATCACTAGAAGAAACTCTAGAAAAAATAGAGATATTAAAAGAAACAGCAAGGGTAATGTTTACAGTGGGTACATTAGAGTATCTTCAAAAAGGTGGCCGTATAGGTAAAGCAAAGGCATTAGCAGGAACAATGCTTAATCTAAAGCCTTTATTGGTTTTAAAAGAAGGCGAACTTTTTCCATACGGTACAATTAGAGGTCGTAAAAAATCTTTAAAGAAAATTATTGAGATGACTAAAGAGTATTTTGAAGAGATTAAAGAAAATTTTAATGAGTATAACTTTGCCGTAACAACAGGTACTTTCTTTGATGAAGCAGTAAAAGTTAAAGAAGAATTGGAAGAAGAATTAGGTGTTAAATTAGACAATCCAATATTTAGTGTTGGTGTTACCATTGGTACCTATACAGGTCCAGATCCAATAGGCATATGTTTTGTTAAAAAGTATGAAAAAATATAATGAATTGAATATATGGGTATGAGTTATTAAATAGCTTATTATTACATATAATAAGACAAGTAGATATACTTTAATATCAAGACTTTTACTACAGACTAGTAAAAGTCTTGTATTGGGTTAGAAGAAATTAACTTTACTAAGAAGAGGTGGATTATCATTAGTCAGTATATTCCTTATTTATTATTTGTAGTTGGTTTTTTTATGATTATTAAAGGCAGTGATTGGTTTGTTGATGCTACAATATGGATTGCAAAAGTCTTAAGGATTCCTAATATTATAATAGGCGCTACTTTGGTTAGTTTATGTACAACTCTGCCTGAAGCTATGGTTTCTACAAGTTCAGCATTAAAGGGAAACCCTGATATCGCTTTTGGTAATGCAATAGGATCCATTGCTTGTAACACAGGACTTATATTAGCAATAACAATTATTCTTACTAGACCTACATTAGGGGATAAGAAAAGAATTTTTGGTCAAGGATTTTTTGTTTTAAGTTTGCTTGGTTTTATAACAGTAACGGGTATGATTACAGGTTATATCTCTTCATTAATAGGAAATCTTTTATTAGTTTTACTAGGTGTTTACATACTATACAATGTTGCTTCATCTTACAAAATGAAGAAAAAGACACCACAACGTGAAGAAAGAGTAGATGTAAATGGAAAATTAATATTGCAAAATGCTTTCTTGTTTATTATTGGCTTGGTACTAACTATATGGGGCGCAAACCTTTTAGTTGAGAATGGAGAAATAATTGCAAAATTATTAGGTATCCCAGATGTAATTGTTGGATTAACGCTTACAGCTTTTGGTACATCATTACCCGAATTAGTTACTGCTATTACAGCAGTGGTAAAAAAAGCACAAGATATATCCATTGGAAATGTATTAGGTGCTAATATCTTAAATATATTATTAGTAATTGGAGTGGCATCAAGCATACTACCTATACCTATGCAACCAGATTGGATATCATTCCACTTGCCTTTTGTAAGTCTTATTGTTGGATTGGTTGTTGTGTATGCTTTAATGAATCAAAAACGGTTTAATAGATGGAACGGTATTGTTATACTGAGTACCTATGCTGTTTATTTATTCTTTACAATTTCAAGCACATTCTAAAAAATAAAACCCACTTTTCAAAGTGGGTTTTATTTTTTTTTAGTAATTATTCATATTCGTTGAACTATTATAAACAGAAGAAGGGATATAAGTGTTTTCTTGATATCTGTTTTGACTCATATTACTTTGTTGATTTTGATAATTTGAGTTGTTGTTTACATATCCATTTTGCATAGAAGAAGCATTGTTATAAACAGAAGAAGGTATATATGGGTTATGGTGAATGTTTTGGTTCATACCACTTTGTTGATTCGGGTAGTTATTGCTGTAACTATTTTGCATACTACTTGAATTACTGTAAACAGAAGGTGGTATATAAGAGTTAGAATGTGTCGTATAACTCATAGTGTTTGGTTGAGGACTATAAGAGTTATTTGTCATACTAGGTTGGATATTTGAATTACTGTTATAAACAGAAGAAGGTATATATGAATTAGTATGATAATTTGACATATTACTTTGTTGAGTTGGATAGCTATTTGGCATAGGGCTATTTGTATTATTATATACAGTAGACGGTATATATGAATTTGTATGATAGTTTTGATTCATAGTGTTCATTGGTGATGAAGTATTGGTGTAAGTGGAAGATGGTATATACCCATTTGAATTATTATATTGGTTTTGATTTTGGTAATTTTGTTGATTATTATTTGTGTAAGTTGATGCTGGAATATATGAGTTTGAATACATTTGTATTTCCTCCTAAAATGATAATTTTTTTTGGGACAATTATATTATTCGTTCTAATTTAGATTTTATACTTGAAGATGATGAATGATAAAAACTGTTATAAATAGATTATAGTGTATTTTTTATTTCTAATAGGTAAAACTACAGTTAGAAATAAAAAAAAATAATAAAGGAATGATAAAGTTATGATTCATAATAATCCAGATTTAAACAATACATTAAAAAACAATAACCAACCTACATCAAAACCGTATATGGGAAACTATACATCAGCAGAGATTGGCAATATGGCAAGAATGGGATTGCTTGGAGGAGAACTTAATAAATCATCCCAAAAACAAGAAATGAAGCTAAATAATGAAGATCCTCAAAAATTCTTTTAGGGAGATGAATTATGGATTGGGTAAGAAATTATTTTGTTCAAGAAAATGAAAAGGGTGAACTTGAATTAATCGTATATTTAAATGAATACGATATTGAATTTGGTTCACTAGAAAATATAAATAAAAATAAGGATATTCTTATTTCTAAAGTCAATGCGTTTGTAGAAGAAAAAGTACCTCATCTTAGGGTGAAATCAGTTAAGGTTGTATTAGGAGGCGTGCTGTTAGCTACAATGCCTTTTGCATCAATACAAAGCATACATGCATCAGCAAATCAAAATAATCAAACCACTCAAACCACCAGCTATCAAGTTAAATCTGGTGATAGTTTATGGAAAATTGCAAATCAATTTAACATAAGCGTAGATAGTATTAGATCCCTTAATAATTTGAACTCAGATACAATACTTGTAAATCAAGTATTAATAATTCCATCAAACAGCGCTCAAAAAAGTACCCATACTGTTGTATCAGGAGATACTTTATGGAGAATTGCTAATAACTATAATACAACAGTCAATGCTATTAAAAATCTTAATAACTTAACTTCAGATACTATTCATCCAGGCCAAGTTTTAATAATTAATCAACAAAATAACAATACTGGTAGTTCAAATACAGCCAATACTTCTTATACTGTAAAAAGTGGGGATACACTTTGGAAAATTGCCAATAATTTTAATACAACGGTAAACGCTATAAAAACAGCTAATAATTTAACCAGTGATGTCATTAGAGTGGGACAAGTTTTATCCATCTCAGGTACACAAAGTAATACAACTACATCTCAAACACCAACAAAACCTTACGTAACATATACAAATCATACTGTAAGAAGTGGAGAGAATTTTTGGAGCATTGCCCTAATGTATAGAATTCCTATGAACGAAGTATTAGAAGCGAATAATATGAATCAGAATTCCCAACTGTCAATAGGACAAGTTCTTAGAATACCGGTACATCATATTCCTGTAAAAGAAGTTGTCAGCAGTAAACATGGAGAACTTTTAGATTGGTGGACAGAAGCACAATATGTTTTTGCAACAAACGATATAGCAACTGTTACAGATTTTCAAACAGGGAGAAGTTTTCAGGTCAAAAGAACGACAGGTGCATTTCACGCAGATTGTGAACCCCTAACAGCTAGGGATACAGAAATTGCAAAATCTATTTGGGGTGGTTTTTCTTGGGCGTCAAGACCAGTAATTGTTAGTGTAAATGGTAGAAATATTGCTGCATCCATGTCTTATATGCCTCATAGTGTTCAATACATTCAAGGAAATAATTTTGATGGGCATTTTGACATACATTTTCTTAATAGTACAAGACATGTAGATAATCAAATCAATCCACAACATCAAAGAGATATAAGAGTTGCGGCAGGACTAGAACAATTATAATATAAAAAGGTAGAGGATTAAAGTGAGAATTATTTTTATAGTGGAAGAGTTATATGGTATATTAACAAACTTTATTTTTAGATGTCTAAATCCATTCAAAAAAATTATGATAAAAACCGAAGCCAAAGTTCATAAATTTAATAACAAACAAGCTGTATTAATTCTTAAAGAGAATGGCTTTACACAAGAATATTATTTGTTTAAGTATTATTTACTGTATATTAATAATGGGTCTTTATGGGCAGACCTAGACTTTAAAAGTTCTAGTCATTTTTATAGTCCATTTATAAATAAAGGCTTATTTGGGCAACCAAATTCAAGAAGAACAGCTAATAAATATTATGACAAGGCGAAAAAAGCCTGGAAGAAACAAAACTTTGAAAAGGCAATGTTTTATTTAGGAGCATGTACCCATATCATTCAAGATTTAACGGTTCCACAACATGTGGTTGTTAAATTACTTGATGATCATAGACCTTATGAAAACTATGTTAAATTTACCTATAAAAATGTTGCTGAGTATAAAACCATAAAAGAGCCAATTATTCTAAGCAATGTAGACAACTATTTGAACTTTAATGCATTAAAAGCAATTAAATCTTATAAAAAATACAGACACTTAGGAAAAAGAAGTAAGTTTCATATGTGGTCAATTCATAATTTGCCTTTGGCCCAGAGAACAACAGCAGGATGTTTTATAACATTTCTTGAGGATGTAGGGTACTATAACTGATTTTTAGTGATTTGAAAAACAAGTTGTCATATTTGCCAATACCCATAATATAAATATAATAAGTAAAAATATGAGCTAAGAAGATATATATCTTTATTAGCTCAAATTTATAATGGGGTATAATATGTTAGATTATAATGAAGATATTAAAGTCTCGTTTCAGCGAGTTAAAAGGTATTGGCAATTATTTGATATGAGCTCTTCTTTTGGTGATAATATGTTTATCCTAAGAACCATTGAAGGGGAGTTAAAGGAGCTTTATGAAAAAATGCTATCCTATAATGCTCATATTGAATGCAATAAAATGACCCAAGAAAA
Proteins encoded:
- the glyA gene encoding serine hydroxymethyltransferase, whose amino-acid sequence is MYSFDIIKSADPEVASAMEKEIGRQNSHIELIASENFVSKAVMAAMGSPLTNKYAEGYPGKRYYGGCEFVDVVEDLAIERAKKLFGADHANVQPHSGAQANMGVFFAVLEPGDTVLGMNLAHGGHLTHGSPVNISGKHYNIIPYGVNDDGFIDYDELRNKAVESKPKLIIAGASAYPRSIDFAKFKEIADEVGAYFMVDMAHIAGLVAAGLHPNPVPYADFVTTTTHKTLRGPRGGMILCKEEHAKLIDKAMFPGIQGGPLMHVIAAKAVSFGEALEDSFTVYQEQILKNAKALAEGLTKRGFNLVSGGTDNHLMLVDLQNLNITGKVAEKQLDEVRVTCNKNSIPNDPQSPFVTSGVRLGTPAVTARGMVEEDMDVIAEVIHLTLTDFENNKEIAIKKVEELVSKYPLY
- a CDS encoding lactate utilization protein, translated to MLGKKLHYQNVSKTLIRNFEKRNITACYCDTKEDALEKALSFINEGDLISYGGSVSLNEIGLIDEIDTAKYNILSKNKAKTKEEKDKVYKDAFHADVYFMSSNAITLDGQLVNIDGYGNRVAALIYGPKKVVLVVGMNKLTTNVDDAIRRVHNIASPPNTIRLNINTPCSKTGKCENCLTESCICCAVVTTRYSREKDRIHVILVGEELGY
- a CDS encoding DegV family protein — translated: MSDFQVISDSSCDIPDEIVKKYNIEIVPFYVSFDQVEYYKEKVDISITDFYSRLTSEEVFPKTSLPSVQDYINVFTKYIKEGKDILCLCLSDKFSGSYQSAVNAKNILEEEYENAKISVVNSILATTGQGLLVIEAARMKEDGLSLEETLEKIEILKETARVMFTVGTLEYLQKGGRIGKAKALAGTMLNLKPLLVLKEGELFPYGTIRGRKKSLKKIIEMTKEYFEEIKENFNEYNFAVTTGTFFDEAVKVKEELEEELGVKLDNPIFSVGVTIGTYTGPDPIGICFVKKYEKI
- a CDS encoding calcium/sodium antiporter, producing the protein MPYLLFVVGFFMIIKGSDWFVDATIWIAKVLRIPNIIIGATLVSLCTTLPEAMVSTSSALKGNPDIAFGNAIGSIACNTGLILAITIILTRPTLGDKKRIFGQGFFVLSLLGFITVTGMITGYISSLIGNLLLVLLGVYILYNVASSYKMKKKTPQREERVDVNGKLILQNAFLFIIGLVLTIWGANLLVENGEIIAKLLGIPDVIVGLTLTAFGTSLPELVTAITAVVKKAQDISIGNVLGANILNILLVIGVASSILPIPMQPDWISFHLPFVSLIVGLVVVYALMNQKRFNRWNGIVILSTYAVYLFFTISSTF
- a CDS encoding LysM peptidoglycan-binding domain-containing protein: MDWVRNYFVQENEKGELELIVYLNEYDIEFGSLENINKNKDILISKVNAFVEEKVPHLRVKSVKVVLGGVLLATMPFASIQSIHASANQNNQTTQTTSYQVKSGDSLWKIANQFNISVDSIRSLNNLNSDTILVNQVLIIPSNSAQKSTHTVVSGDTLWRIANNYNTTVNAIKNLNNLTSDTIHPGQVLIINQQNNNTGSSNTANTSYTVKSGDTLWKIANNFNTTVNAIKTANNLTSDVIRVGQVLSISGTQSNTTTSQTPTKPYVTYTNHTVRSGENFWSIALMYRIPMNEVLEANNMNQNSQLSIGQVLRIPVHHIPVKEVVSSKHGELLDWWTEAQYVFATNDIATVTDFQTGRSFQVKRTTGAFHADCEPLTARDTEIAKSIWGGFSWASRPVIVSVNGRNIAASMSYMPHSVQYIQGNNFDGHFDIHFLNSTRHVDNQINPQHQRDIRVAAGLEQL
- a CDS encoding zinc dependent phospholipase C family protein, whose product is MRIIFIVEELYGILTNFIFRCLNPFKKIMIKTEAKVHKFNNKQAVLILKENGFTQEYYLFKYYLLYINNGSLWADLDFKSSSHFYSPFINKGLFGQPNSRRTANKYYDKAKKAWKKQNFEKAMFYLGACTHIIQDLTVPQHVVVKLLDDHRPYENYVKFTYKNVAEYKTIKEPIILSNVDNYLNFNALKAIKSYKKYRHLGKRSKFHMWSIHNLPLAQRTTAGCFITFLEDVGYYN